A window of the Lolium perenne isolate Kyuss_39 chromosome 7, Kyuss_2.0, whole genome shotgun sequence genome harbors these coding sequences:
- the LOC127314277 gene encoding uncharacterized protein: MAGHAAASTSSGNGGSGRYFPARSTAAAKQRRAPAPAGSGGKIDGGDGYFGAEAAVVLALMTAALLVLPLLLPPLPPPPPLFLLVPVAILAVLLLLVLLPSDARASSSSEEAKSKKQQLTSQCFSPGKFKDVAGILHRGNKSQISLSPFSFPPSPTTTFCLRSLLWLAYPPLSIKSPPALIPPAGPTPGGKLPLSCIDKTVGGFVHLIQVFPPSASLSAAHGDQGAAAAVAAMRSGFARALVPYYPVAGRLAPSGLEVDCTGEGVLFVEAAASCELADVDGLECYPLPISAELLLPRPPPGEKLDGIILMAQATRFTCGGFVVGISFSHAVFDGQGAAQFLTAVGELARGFPAPSVDPVWDRDAIPHPRSPPPPLFRVLTELHFQGVCQGRPLGFWPSQI, translated from the exons atggccggccacgcCGCAGCCTCCACCTCTTCCGGCAACGGCGGGAGCGGCAGATACTTCCCGGCTAGGTCGACGGCGGCCGCCAAGCAACGGcgcgcgccggcgccggcggggaGCGGCGGGAAGATCGACGGAGGAGACGGGTACTTCGGCGCGGAGGCGGCGGTGGTGCTGGCGCTCATGACGGCGGCGCTGCTTGTACTGCCGCTGCTGCTTCctcccctgccgccgccgccgccgctgttcCTGCTCGTGCCCGTCGCCATCCTGGCCGTGCTGCTCCTGCTCGTGCTCCTGCCCTCCGATGCCAGGG CCTCATCTTCGTCGGAGGAAGCAAAATCAAAGAAACAACAACTGACCAGTCAATGTTTCTCTCCTGGAAAATTCAAAGATGTGGCCGGCATATTACACCGAGGGAACAAATCTCAAATCTCCCTGTCTCCATTTTCTTTCCCGCCGTCGCCAACGACGACGTTTTGCTTAAGATCCCTACTATGGCTGGCATACCCACCGTTATCAATCAAGTCGCCGCCGGCACTTATCCCGCCGGCCGGGCCAACCCCGGGCGGCAAACTCCCGCTCTCCTGCATCGACAAGACCGTCGGTGGTTTTGTGCACCTCATCCAGGTCTTTCCCCCGTCGGCGTCCCTCTCCGCAGCCCACGGTGACCAAGGCGCCGCCGCGGCCGTGGCCGCGATGCGGAGCGGGTTCGCGAGggcgcttgtgccgtactacccgGTGGCCGGTCGTCTCGCCCCGTCCGGCCTAGAGGTGGACTGCACTGGCGAGGGTGTCTTGTTCGTGGAAGCGGCCGCGAGCTGCGAGCTCGCCGACGTGGACGGCCTTGAGTGCTACCCGCTGCCCATCTCCGCGGAGCTCCTCCTCCCGCGCCCTCCCCCAGGCGAGAAGCTGGACGGCATCATCCTCATGGCCCAGGCGACGCGGTTCACCTGCGGTGGGTTCGTCGTTGGGATCAGCTTCAGCCACGCGGTGTTTGACGGGCAGGGCGCGGCGCAGTTCCTCACGGCCGTGGGGGAGCTAGCACGAGGGTTCCCGGCGCCGTCCGTGGATCCGGTGTGGGATCGAGACGCGATCCCTCACCCGcgcagcccgccgccgccgctattCAGGGTTCTCACTGAGTTGCACTTTCAAGGGGTGTGTCAAGGCAGACCACTCGGATTCTGGCCAAGCCAAATATAG